One region of Salvia miltiorrhiza cultivar Shanhuang (shh) chromosome 3, IMPLAD_Smil_shh, whole genome shotgun sequence genomic DNA includes:
- the LOC131018385 gene encoding F-box/kelch-repeat protein At3g23880-like, with amino-acid sequence MKNEKKVQQFLSRSARIGRRRRRIRRRRGRRGRRRRRNQQSLHLPEAIIEEVLSRLPVQSLLRLRCVSKSWGSLIGCERFIKTHHQNSIKNPSFPHQRVFLQKETFGRCVQCSLQSILRARVSPSPLADPTNTTLMPSLTLGCYNGLLCILDESRRRIELWNPSTRISKKLLEISSPSYVMSSGFGWVESSGEYKVFVLLVNIIDNDEWKRVGKVYSSKTKTWKTIEFCDDLLWCWIGGWFAGGKLYWQKTEDDQEDIIFLDLKSEVFGRIELPFPFHHNAIHIDDKYIVGVLGGCLCVLYYSPLFYYYQRGLRVSRVWVMKEAWEEVMTLSHLNELLQPPLVSLNGEILVDCGSILLVYNVGCNMFRIPGVCLDLCSHVYVESLVSPEDV; translated from the coding sequence ATGAAGAATGAGAAGAAAGTTCAACAATTTCTTTCAAGAAGTGCTAGAATaggcagaagaagaagaagaataagaagaagaagaggaagaagaggacgaagaagaagaagaaatcagCAATCTCTCCATCTTCCGGAAGCAATCATTGAAGAAGTACTGTCAAGATTGCCAGTGCAATCACTGTTGAGATTGAGGTGCGTTTCGAAATCATGGGGCTCTTTAATTGGCTGCGAACGCTTCATCAAAACGCatcatcaaaattcaataaaaaaccCATCTTTCCCCCATCAAAGGGTCTTTTTACAGAAGGAAACATTTGGTAGGTGTGTGCAATGTTCTCTGCAGTCGATTTTGAGAGCACGTGTCTCTCCATCTCCTTTAGCTGATCCAACGAACACTACATTGATGCCATCTCTAACTTTGGGCTGCTATAATGGGCTGCTCTGCATTCTCGACGAATCAAGAAGAAGAATTGAGTTGTGGAACCCATCCACTAGAATCTCCAAGAAACTGCTAGAAATTTCTAGTCCCAGTTATGTTATGAGTTCGGGGTTCGGTTGGGTTGAATCGAGTGGTGAATATAAGGTGTTTGTGCTTTTGGTTAATATAATTGATAATGACGAGTGGAAAAGAGTTGGCAAAGTTTATAgttcaaaaacaaaaacatggaAAACAATTGAGTTTTGCGATGATTTACTTTGGTGTTGGATAGGAGGGTGGTTTGCCGGTGGGAAGCTTTACTGGCAGAAGACGGAAGATGATCAGGAAGATATTATTTTCTTGGACTTGAAGAGTGAGGTGTTTGGAAGGATTGAGCTTCCCTTTCCCTTTCATCATAATGCGATTCACATTGACGACAAATATATTGTGGGTGTGCTTGGTGGCTGCCTTTGCGTGCTATACTATAGtcctttattttattactaTCAAAGAGGCCTTCGAGTTTCTAGAGTTTGGGTTATGAAGGAGGCTTGGGAGGAAGTGATGACTCTTTCTCATCTTAATGAGCTGCTTCAACCACCATTGGTAAGTCTAAATGGAGAGATTTTGGTAGATTGTGGATCCATTTTGTTGGTTTACAATGTTGGTTGTAATATGTTCCGCATTCCCGGGGTTTGTTTGGATTTATGTTCACATGTCTATGTTGAAAGTTTAGTCTCGCCAGAAGATGTATGA